The nucleotide sequence ATAAGTACGGTTATGACAAAGAAGGTTATGATCGGGAAGGATATAACAAGTATGGTTATGACCAAGGTGGCTCTAATAGAAAAGGTTATAATAGAAAAGGATATGATAAAAATGGTTATGACAGGAATCATTACGATAAATATGGATGGAATGATGAAAAAAACAACAGGTATACGAAAGGCTTATATGATAAAAAAGGCAGAACTTTTGATGAATTTTACAGTAAAATAAAGAGACCGGTGGTTTTTATTCCTAGTCCTGATATATATGTAGGAGGATATGATGAAAACGGCTATGATAGTAAGGGGTATGATCGACAAGGCTACAACAACCTTGGGTATAATCGTCGTGGATATGATAAATATGGATACAATGAAGAAGGATTAGACAAAGAAGGTTTTAATAGAAAGAAAGTATATATAGGTGAAAAATAAAATTATTGGATAGATAAAAAGGGTTGTGAATTCACAACCCTTTTTTAGTTTAGGAAATTATACCTGCAAAAGACAAGGTAACACTTTTTCTATTTAGCAGAAAAACATTTTGGGATATAATTAATAGAGAGTTTATCTGTGTATGGATTAGTAGACAGATAGACTTCTACACCGAAGACTTCTTTAAAGTTTTCTTTGGACAAAACTTCAGTAGGAGTGCCAATATCTGCAATATTTCCTTCCTTCAAAAGGATGAGTTTGTCACAATATGTAGCTGCAATATTCATATCATGGATTGCAGAAAACATAGTTATATCCAAAGATTTCATAATATCCATTATCTCTAATTGATATTTTATATCTAAGTGATTGGTAGGTTCATCCAGGATAAAGAAATCATTGTCCCCTGCAATGGCTCTGGCAATCATAACCCTCTGCTGTTCTCCTCCAGAAAGGCTGAGAAAACTTCTGTTTTCAAAGTGAGATAACCCGACTTTATCCAAAGCTTCTTTGGCTATCTTTAGATCTGTTTTGGATGTAGAGGAAAACATGGAAGAGTGGGCATATCTCCCCATGAGAACAATATCGATGATGGAAAAATCAAAGTCTCCTCCAGAATGTTGTGTAAGGGTAGATATTTTCTTAGCTAATTCCTTGGAAGAAAAATTATCTATAGGTGTGTTATCGATGAATATACTACCGCTAGTAGGAGTGAGTATATTATATATATTTTTTAATAGGGTAGATTTACCACATCCGTTGGGCCCTATAACCCCGACAAATTCTCCTTTTTTAATATTAAAATTT is from Psychrilyobacter atlanticus DSM 19335 and encodes:
- a CDS encoding ABC transporter ATP-binding protein, which produces MKLKIENLSFEIDSAKILNDINFNIKKGEFVGVIGPNGCGKSTLLKNIYNILTPTSGSIFIDNTPIDNFSSKELAKKISTLTQHSGGDFDFSIIDIVLMGRYAHSSMFSSTSKTDLKIAKEALDKVGLSHFENRSFLSLSGGEQQRVMIARAIAGDNDFFILDEPTNHLDIKYQLEIMDIMKSLDITMFSAIHDMNIAATYCDKLILLKEGNIADIGTPTEVLSKENFKEVFGVEVYLSTNPYTDKLSINYIPKCFSAK